Proteins encoded by one window of Crassostrea angulata isolate pt1a10 chromosome 9, ASM2561291v2, whole genome shotgun sequence:
- the LOC128164077 gene encoding fucolectin-1-like has protein sequence MKSDLRFLLYMNVQIFYLRGIQGRDFIRCLVLDNYLRAELPLLDLSLNSRLLCGAMCTEHFHEWCLSYAWNKDSRRCMLFRQKCPSNAQKDQTAKSWEHYETKVMSDIAVGKPAQQSSTYTSYVAEKAVDGNRSTDPYDSSCAHTENIPNSWWRVDLQAVYYITRVRLLNRGLDKFGLDLSYRLQNVTVTVGETESSLNTSCGFFAGPGTLSQLVDIDCPPVTSGRYVNVSILGGYLTLCEVDVFGFNA, from the exons ATGAAAAGCGATTTGAGATTTTTACTTTACATgaatgtacaaatattttatctaaGAGGTATTCAAGGAAGAGATTTTATAAGATGTCTGGTTCTGGATAATTATTTAAGGGCCGAGTTACCTTTGCTTGATCTTTCCTTGAACAGTAGACTTCTGTGTGGAGCAATGTGTACAGAACATTTCCACGAGTGGTGCTTGTCCTATGCCTGGAATAAGGATAGCAGACGATGCATGTTATTCCGTCAGAAATGTCCAAGTAACGCACAAAAAGATCAAACAGCGAAAAGCTGGGAACACTATGAAACAAAAG TGATGTCGGACATTGCGGTTGGTAAACCAGCACAACAGTCGTCAACATATACATCATATGTGGCCGAGAAGGCAGTGGATGGTAACAGAAGCACAGATCCTTATGACTCCTCGTGCGCTCACACTGAAAATATTCCAAATTCATGGTGGAGAGTTGATCTACAGGCTGTTTATTACATTACCAGAGTTAGATTGCTAAACCGGGGGCTGGACAAATTTGGACTCG aTTTGTCATACCGGCTCCAGAATGTCACAGTCACTGTAGGAGAGACAGAATCGTCATTAAACACTTCCTGTGGTTTCTTTGCTGGTCCCGGTACTTTGTCGCAACTGGTTGACATCGACTGTCCGCCAGTTACATCGGGGAGATACGTCAATGTCTCCATTTTGGGCGGTTATCTTACACTCTGCGAGGTGGACGTGTTTGGTTTCAACGCCTAG